Proteins encoded by one window of Acidipropionibacterium virtanenii:
- a CDS encoding UDP-N-acetylmuramate dehydrogenase, with translation MTNHPRLPVSGAGVPLAGLTTLRVGGPAARLVIAPTTDDLVETVRDCDRRGEPCLVLGGGSNVLIGDDGFDGTVVRVATTGMSAEVSNCGGALATIAAGEPWDGFVQHCIASEWRGPEALSGIPGLVGSTPIQNVGAYGVEISEFVARVRTWDRRDDEQHTFMSTECGFSYRDSRFKADPERYIVLDVTMQFLLGDLSLPIRYKELARRLGVEPGERALASTVRETVLGIRAGKGMVLDEADHDTWSAGSFFTNPIIEADQVPQGAPAFPQADGRVKTSAAWLIDHAGFGRGYALEGRPASLSTKHVLALTNRGGATAADIAALARTVIDGVDKAYGIVLVPEPRFIGM, from the coding sequence ATGACCAACCATCCGCGGCTGCCGGTATCGGGTGCCGGGGTGCCCCTGGCCGGGCTGACGACCCTGCGCGTCGGGGGTCCGGCCGCCCGCCTGGTGATCGCCCCCACGACCGACGACCTGGTGGAGACCGTGCGCGACTGCGACCGGCGCGGGGAGCCCTGCCTGGTACTCGGCGGGGGCTCCAATGTGCTGATCGGCGACGACGGCTTCGACGGCACCGTCGTCCGGGTGGCGACCACCGGGATGTCGGCGGAGGTGTCCAACTGCGGCGGGGCGCTGGCGACGATCGCGGCCGGGGAGCCCTGGGACGGATTCGTGCAGCACTGCATCGCCAGCGAGTGGCGCGGTCCCGAGGCCCTGTCGGGAATCCCGGGGCTGGTGGGCTCGACCCCTATCCAGAATGTGGGTGCCTACGGCGTCGAGATCTCCGAGTTCGTGGCCAGGGTGCGCACCTGGGACCGACGCGACGACGAGCAGCACACCTTCATGAGCACCGAGTGCGGATTCTCCTACCGCGACAGCCGCTTCAAGGCCGATCCGGAGCGCTACATCGTGCTCGACGTCACGATGCAGTTCCTGCTCGGCGATCTGTCCCTGCCGATCCGCTACAAGGAGCTGGCCCGCCGGCTGGGCGTCGAGCCGGGGGAGCGGGCGCTGGCCAGCACCGTCCGCGAGACGGTGCTGGGGATCCGGGCCGGCAAGGGCATGGTGCTCGACGAAGCGGATCACGACACGTGGAGTGCCGGATCCTTCTTCACCAACCCGATCATCGAGGCCGACCAGGTGCCGCAGGGCGCCCCGGCCTTCCCGCAGGCGGACGGCCGGGTGAAGACCTCGGCCGCCTGGCTCATCGACCACGCCGGGTTCGGCAGGGGATATGCGCTGGAGGGCCGGCCGGCGAGCCTGTCCACCAAGCACGTGCTGGCCCTCACCAATCGCGGCGGGGCCACCGCGGCAGACATCGCCGCTCTGGCGAGGACGGTCATCGACGGGGTCGACAAGGCGTACGGGATCGTCCTCGTCCCTGAACCGAGGTTCATCGGGATGTGA
- a CDS encoding aminotransferase class I/II-fold pyridoxal phosphate-dependent enzyme gives MTIELSQMSHDELSALLDEQRSLHAELEARGLTLDITRGKPSPRQLDLSRELLSMRVPRHAADGQDVRNYGGAKGLPEIRRIFAELLGVDVDHILAADNSSLAIMHDLLSFAMLHRLPGAEAPWFGRRIKFIAPVPGYDRHFSICEHLGIEMIPVEMGEHGPDMDEVERLASDPSVKGMWVVPMYANPNGVVYDEETARRLVSMDAAPDFRIWWDNAYALHHLTDAEPAPLPILQMAQEAGNPDRILMLASTSKITHAGDGVAFLASSTGNLDWYLKHSAVRSIGPDKVNQLRHALYLKDAEGVRALMRKHRALLAPKFQIVDTVLRRRLGGTGIARWTHPAGGYFVTLDVIDGTASRVVQLAKEAGIALTPAGSSHPLHDDPHDRTIRLAPSFPSEGELSAAMDGVATCVLLAAAEKLLS, from the coding sequence ATGACGATCGAGCTGTCACAGATGTCCCACGACGAGCTGTCCGCCCTTCTCGACGAGCAGAGATCACTCCATGCCGAACTCGAGGCCCGGGGTCTCACTCTCGACATCACCCGGGGCAAGCCGTCGCCGCGGCAGCTCGATCTCTCGCGTGAACTGCTGTCGATGAGGGTGCCGCGCCATGCGGCAGACGGTCAGGACGTCCGCAACTACGGCGGTGCGAAGGGGCTGCCCGAGATCCGCAGGATCTTCGCGGAGCTGCTGGGGGTCGACGTCGACCACATCCTGGCCGCCGACAACTCCAGTCTGGCGATCATGCACGACCTGCTGAGCTTCGCGATGCTGCACAGGCTGCCCGGTGCCGAGGCGCCCTGGTTCGGCCGGCGGATCAAGTTCATCGCCCCGGTCCCCGGATACGACCGCCACTTCTCGATCTGCGAGCATCTGGGCATCGAGATGATCCCCGTGGAGATGGGCGAGCACGGCCCCGACATGGACGAGGTGGAGAGGCTGGCTTCCGATCCGTCGGTCAAGGGCATGTGGGTGGTGCCGATGTACGCCAACCCCAATGGCGTCGTCTACGACGAGGAGACCGCCAGGCGCCTGGTCTCCATGGATGCGGCCCCCGACTTCCGGATCTGGTGGGACAACGCCTACGCCCTGCACCACCTGACCGACGCCGAGCCGGCCCCGCTGCCGATCCTGCAGATGGCTCAGGAGGCCGGCAACCCCGACCGGATTCTCATGCTGGCGTCCACCTCGAAGATCACCCATGCCGGGGACGGGGTGGCCTTCCTGGCGTCGTCGACGGGGAACCTCGACTGGTATCTCAAGCACTCGGCGGTTCGCAGTATCGGGCCCGACAAGGTGAATCAGCTTCGTCACGCGCTGTACCTCAAGGACGCCGAGGGGGTTCGCGCGCTGATGCGCAAGCATCGCGCGCTGCTGGCCCCGAAGTTCCAGATCGTCGACACGGTGCTCAGGCGTCGGCTCGGTGGCACCGGGATCGCCCGGTGGACCCATCCCGCCGGGGGCTACTTCGTCACCCTGGACGTGATCGACGGGACGGCCAGCCGGGTGGTGCAGCTCGCCAAGGAGGCGGGGATCGCCCTCACCCCGGCGGGATCCTCTCACCCGCTCCACGACGACCCGCATGATCGCACGATCAGGCTGGCTCCGAGCTTCCCGAGCGAGGGGGAGCTCTCGGCGGCGATGGACGGGGTGGCCACCTGCGTCCTGCTCGCGGCCGCCGAGAAACTGCTGAGTTGA
- the secE gene encoding preprotein translocase subunit SecE — MTDEQHPRGADGQTPSSDDPLAPTGEELVSGRLPDTEGYEVVDDEAEELAESEGEPDLTPDKGDPEDMVIDDPEQLGEAEDAARKARSSRPRRRTAAVKAAEEDSSESETDEAESPHVPRREITKAPTRRAKLGKDDDQDEGGRANPVKFTKQSVAELKKVKWPTAAETGQYFLVVLVFVLLIIAVVGGLDALFAWGLLKTLGN, encoded by the coding sequence GTGACAGACGAGCAGCATCCTCGCGGAGCTGATGGGCAGACCCCGTCCTCGGATGATCCGCTTGCCCCCACCGGCGAGGAACTGGTCTCCGGCCGGCTCCCCGACACCGAGGGGTACGAGGTGGTCGACGATGAGGCCGAGGAACTGGCCGAGTCGGAGGGAGAGCCCGATCTCACGCCCGACAAGGGCGATCCCGAGGACATGGTGATCGACGATCCCGAGCAGCTGGGGGAGGCGGAGGACGCCGCCCGTAAGGCGCGGTCCAGCCGCCCTCGTCGCCGGACGGCCGCTGTGAAGGCCGCTGAGGAGGACTCCTCCGAGAGCGAGACCGACGAGGCCGAGAGCCCGCACGTGCCGCGCCGCGAGATCACCAAGGCTCCGACCCGCAGGGCGAAGCTCGGGAAGGACGACGACCAGGATGAGGGCGGTCGCGCCAACCCGGTGAAGTTCACGAAGCAGTCGGTGGCCGAGCTCAAGAAGGTCAAGTGGCCCACTGCTGCCGAGACCGGCCAGTACTTCCTGGTTGTGCTCGTCTTCGTGCTCCTCATCATCGCGGTGGTGGGTGGCCTGGACGCCCTCTTCGCGTGGGGTCTGCTGAAGACTCTCGGCAACTGA